In a single window of the Pocillopora verrucosa isolate sample1 chromosome 4, ASM3666991v2, whole genome shotgun sequence genome:
- the LOC131785181 gene encoding uncharacterized protein produces MVDSRAIAANVSFFYSVLFIWSELILKAEGVICSLFIIWPNLLLQAAASQGGHDIYRPPPTARQHVFVKEEFRYLNVPRIGSFTVDDSIECAFKCLSHTSCFSVNLAASRGIDGKFWCELLSSDKYRNSTELLGNKSSHHFVIKSPCSSSPCKNEGTCVPSYKYGIFECLCKKGFIGEFCEKGFKSCKDAYNSYKSNASELVTLHFGSNTTSVLCQMGDFGCGNGGWTPVMKIDGNKSTFRFSSGYWTDKNEYNPSGGMTGFDSQEAKLPTYWNTLFSKVCLGMKVNRQMNFTLITSQAPSLHSLIADGRYRSTSLGRNKWIALTDSKAHLQPNCNKEGFNTQTIHRRARVGILGNNENDCNTCDSVMGFGLDSTACGDLHSFRALCYILVQ; encoded by the exons ATGGTGGATTCACGGGCCATCGCCGcgaatgtttcttttttttattctgttttatttatctGGTCTGAACTGATCCTCAAGGCAGAAG GTGTTATTTGTTCGCTTTTCATTATCTGGCCTAATCTGCTCCTCCAGGCAGCTGCTTCTCAAG GTGGCCATGATATCTACCGCCCCCCACCAACTGCTCGACAGCATGTGTTTGTGAAAGAAGAATTCCGTTATCTGAACGTCCCCAGAATTGGATCCTTCACAGTGGATGATAGCATTGAATGTGCATTTAAGTGCCTCAGTCATACGTCATGTTTTTCTGTGAACCTGGCCGCGTCTAGAGGAATCGACGGAAAGTTTTGGTGCGAGCTGCTTTCTTCTGACAAATACAGAAACTCCACTGAACTCCTTGGAAACAAGAGCTCCCATCATTTCGTCATTAAG TCTCCCTGTTCTTCCTCGCCATGCAAAAATGAAGGGACCTGTGTACCAAGTTACAAATATGGCATCTTTGAATGCCTCTGCAAGAAAGGCTTCATTGGAGAATTCTGCGAGAAAG GCTTCAAGTCCTGTAAAGATGCATACAATTCATACAA GTCGAACGCCAGCGAGTTGGTTACCTTACACTTTGGCTCGAATACAACTTCTGTTCTCTGTCAAATgggagattttggatgtggaAATGGTGGATGGACACCAGTTATGAAGATTGATGGCAACAAG AGCACTTTTCGGTTCAGTTCGGGATACTGGACTGACAAAAACGAATACAACCCGTCTGGTGGAATGACTGGCTTCGATTCACAAGAAGCCAAGTTACCGACCTACTGGAACACTCTCTTTTCCAAggtctgtctcggtatgaaggtTAACAGACAGATGAACTTCACTCTTATCACCAGCCAGGCTCCCTCTCTTCACTCTCTGATTGCTGATGGTCGGTATCGGTCCACTTCACTGGGTAGGAACAAGTGGATAGCGCTCACTGATTCAAAGGCTCATCTCCAGCCCAACTGCAATAAGGAAGGATTCAATACCCAGACCATCCATCGCAGAGCAAGAGTCGGAATCCTTGGGAACAACGAAAACGACTGCAATACATGTGACTCTGTAATGGGGTTTGGTCTTGACAGCACAGCTTGCGGTGATCTCCATTCCTTCAGAGCCCTGTGCTACATCTTGGTTCAGTGA